In Melospiza melodia melodia isolate bMelMel2 chromosome 11, bMelMel2.pri, whole genome shotgun sequence, the following proteins share a genomic window:
- the BRINP2 gene encoding BMP/retinoic acid-inducible neural-specific protein 2: MGRQDLPRADGPPPMLPWPLALLALSACCRCSAVPQGHAAPAAPSSSSSSSSPSSPSARPPLDWLLTDRGPFYRAQEYVDFMERYRQGFTTRYRIYREFARWKVNNLALERKDFFSLPLPLAPEFIRNIRLLGRRPSAQQITDSLIKKYGTHFLLAATLGGEESLTIFVDKRKLSRRAEPAAGAGNSSGVSLETLHQLAASYFIDRESTLRRLHHIQIATAAIKVTETRTGPLGCSNYDNLDSVSSVLVQSPENKVQLQGLQTVLPSYLRERFVAAALSYIACGSAGELLCRRSDCRCQCQPAFPRCNCPEADIQALESSLAQLGRAWESHHSQFEESEEFQALVKRLPTDRFLNRTAISHFWSMDLDVQHRYQQLGTSLKLLSRKTFRLIRRLFNLSKRCHRQPRFKLPKERSLPYWWSRAQSLLYCSETTVPGTFLEESHSCTCPSEQPSCQGSIPCALGEGPACASCDQDNSTRCGSCHHGYALTQGFCRPEVADSLEQYLGLETDLQDLELKYLLQKRDSRIEVHSIFISNDMRLGSWFDPSWRKRMLLTLKSNKYKPGLVHVMLALSLQICLTKNSTLEPVMAIYVNPFGGSHSESWFMPVNEGSFPDWERTTVDASAQCQNWTITLGNKRKTFFETVHVYLRSRIKSLDDSSNETIYYEPLEMSDPSKNLGYMKINSLQVFGYSLPFEPDAIRDLILQLDYPYTQGSQDSAMLQLLEIRDRVNRLSPPGKIRLDLFTCLLRHRLKLANNEVARIQSSLRAFNAKLPNALEQETGKLCS; the protein is encoded by the exons atggggcGGCAGGACCTGCCCCGTGCTGACGGGCCCCCGCCCATGCTGCCCTGGccgctggccctgctggccctgagcGCCTGCTGCCGCTGCAGCGCCGTGCCCCAGGGCCATGCAGCCCCCGCCgcgccctcctcttcctcctcatcctcctcacccTCCTCTCCCTCGGCCCGGCCGCCTCTCGACTGGCTCCTCACCGACCGGGGACCCTTCTACCGAGCCCAGGAGTACGTGGACTTCATGGAGCGCTACCGGCAGGGGTTCACCACCAGGTACAGGATCTACAG AGAGTTTGCCCGTTGGAAGGTGAATAATCTGGCCTTGGAGAGGAAAGATTTCTTCAGCCTCCCACTTCCCCTGGCCCCCGAATTCATCCGCAACATCCGGCTGCTGGGGCGGCGGCCCAGCGCGCAGCAGATCACCGACAGCCTCATCAAGAAGTATGGGACACACTTCCTGCTGGCTGCCACGCTGGGAG GAGAGGAGTCCCTGACCATTTTCGTGGACAAGCGCAAGCTGAGCCGGAGGGCAGAGCCCGCGGcgggggctgggaacagctcggGGGTGTCGCTGGAGACCCTGCACCAGCTGGCAGCCTCCTACTTCATCGACAGGGAGAGCACCCTGCGCCGGCTGCACCACATCCAGATCGCCACGGCTGCCATCAAG GTGACAGAAACACGGACAGGGCCACTGGGCTGCAGCAACTATGACAACCTGGACTCGGTGAGCTCTGTCCTGGTGCAGAGCCCTGAGAACAAAGTGCAGCTCCAAG GGCTGCAGACGGTGCTGCCCTCCTACCTGCGGGAGAGGTTCGTGGCCGCCGCCCTCAGCTACATCGCCTGCGGCTCGGCGGGGGAGCTGCTGTGCCGCCGCAGCGACTGCCGCTGCCAGTGCCAGCCCGCCTTCCCCCGCTGCAACTGCCCCGAGGCCGACATCCAGGCGCTGGAgagcagcctggcccagctcgGGCGGGCCTGGGAGAGCCACCACAGCCAGTTTGAGGAGTCAG AGGAGTTTCAGGCCCTGGTGAAAAGACTCCCCACGGACCGTTTCCTGAACAGGACAGCCATCTCCCACTTCTGGAGCATGGATCTGGATGTCCAGCACCGCTACCAGCAGCTGGGCACCAGCCTGAAGCTGCTCTCCAGGAAAACCTTCCGGCTCATCCGGCGCCTCTTCAACCTCAGCAAGCGCTGCCACCGCCAGCCTCGCTTCAAGCTGCCCAAGGAGAG GTCCCTCCCTTACTGGTGGAGCCGCGCACAGTCGCTGCTGTACTGCAGCGAGACCACCGTGCCTGGGACCTTCCTGGAGGAAAGCCACAGCTGCACCTGTCCCTCAGAGCAGCCCTCCTGCCAGGGCTCCATCCCGTGTGCCTTGGGCGAGGGGCCAGCCTGTGCCAGCTGTGACCAGGACAACAGCACCCGCTGCGGGAGCTGCCACCACGGCTACGCGCTCACCCAGGGCTTCTGCCGCCCCGAGGTGGCCGACTCCCTGGAGCAATACCTGGGGCTGGAGACCGACCTGCAGGACCTGGAGCTCAAGTACCTGCTGCAGAAGCGGGACAGCCGCATCGAGGTGCACTCCATCTTCATCAGCAACGACATGCGCCTGGGCAGCTGGTTCGACCCCTCCTGGAGGAAGCGCATGCTCCTCACCCTCAAGAGCAACAAGTACAAGCCCGGGCTGGTTCACGTCATGCTGGCCCTGTCTCTGCAGATCTGCCTCACCAAGAACAGCACCCTGGAGCCCGTCATGGCCATCTATGTTAACCCCTTTGGGGGAAGCCACTCGGAGAGCTGGTTCATGCCTGTCAACGAGGGCAGCTTCCCAGACTGGGAAAGGACTACCGTagatgcctctgcccagtgccaaAACTGGACCATCACCTTGGGCAACAAGAGGAAGACCTTCTTTGAAACAGTGCACGTCTACCTGCGGAGCCGCATCAAGTCTCTGGATGACAGCTCCAACGAGACAATCTACTACGAGCCCTTGGAGATGTCAGATCCCTCCAAGAACCTGGGCTACATGAAAATCAACAGCTTGCAAGTTTTTGGCTACAGCCTGCCCTTTGAGCCGGACGCTATCCGTGACCTGATCCTCCAGCTGGACTACCCCTACACGCAGGGCTCCCAGGACTCAGccatgctgcagctgctggagatCAGGGACAGGGTGAACAGGCTCTCACCCCCTGGCAAAATCCGCCTCGACCTCTTCACTTGCTTGCTCCGACACCGGCTCAAGCTGGCCAACAATGAGGTGGCGAGGATCCAGTCCTCCCTGAGAGCCTTCAACGCCAAGCTGCCCAACGCCCTGGAGCAGGAGACGGGCAAGCTGTGCAGCTAA